A region of Nitrospinota bacterium DNA encodes the following proteins:
- a CDS encoding acetyl-CoA carboxylase carboxyltransferase subunit beta: MSWFTKVKKPLEKLAGKGEAPTKSIPAGLWRKCDSCKEIVYNSELERNFNICPKCGHHHRISGKKRVELLIDEGTFVQKDANLHSNDPLKFKDSKKYKDRLAVSFKKTGNRDSVVAGSGKINGRPVEIASMDFEFMGGSMGSVAGELITRAIERGAANKAPVIVVSCSGGARMQEGMLSLAQMAKTSAALAALAEKGVPFISVLADPTSGGVTASFAMLGDVIIAEPKALICFAGPRVIAQTIRETLPEGFQRSEFLLEHGFVDMVVHRHDMKDTLARLLDSMCAGLEKRGLYTAE, translated from the coding sequence ATGAGCTGGTTTACCAAAGTAAAAAAGCCGCTGGAGAAGCTGGCGGGGAAGGGCGAAGCCCCAACCAAAAGCATCCCGGCGGGGTTGTGGCGCAAGTGCGACTCCTGCAAGGAGATTGTTTACAACTCCGAGCTGGAACGCAACTTTAACATTTGTCCCAAGTGCGGCCATCACCACCGCATTTCAGGCAAGAAGCGGGTGGAGCTGTTGATAGACGAGGGGACGTTCGTACAAAAGGACGCCAATCTGCATTCCAACGACCCGCTCAAGTTCAAGGACAGCAAGAAGTATAAAGACCGTTTGGCGGTGTCTTTCAAGAAGACCGGCAACCGGGACTCTGTGGTAGCCGGTTCCGGCAAGATAAACGGCAGGCCGGTGGAGATTGCGTCCATGGATTTCGAGTTCATGGGCGGCTCCATGGGTTCCGTGGCGGGGGAGCTTATCACCCGGGCCATCGAACGGGGCGCCGCGAACAAGGCGCCGGTTATCGTGGTGTCCTGCTCCGGCGGAGCCAGGATGCAGGAGGGGATGCTTTCGCTGGCCCAAATGGCCAAGACATCCGCCGCCCTGGCCGCCCTGGCGGAAAAAGGGGTTCCATTTATTTCAGTATTGGCCGACCCCACCAGCGGTGGCGTCACCGCCAGTTTCGCAATGCTGGGGGACGTGATAATCGCCGAGCCCAAGGCGCTCATATGTTTCGCCGGGCCGAGGGTTATTGCCCAGACCATCCGGGAAACCCTGCCCGAAGGTTTCCAACGGTCGGAGTTCTTGCTGGAACACGGGTTTGTGGACATGGTGGTCCACCGGCACGACATGAAAGACACCCTCGCCCGCCTGTTGGACAGCATGTGCGCCGGGCTGGAGAAACGCGGGCTATACACGGCGGAGTGA
- a CDS encoding outer membrane protein transport protein, translating to MRQFLSGAIVLLAAIAFMAPKANATNGHQLMGVGAYANAMGGAVTAAPYDTTTAVSNPAGMVLIDKKADFNFEGFMPTRTADFKGAGGQDNQGGSPLYLVPAAGWVGPVNDTGDLVFGGGMFLVSGMGVDYDTINSIPFSAAYGDYTPWKANLYSQYQFWKLAPTLAKKVNDNLSVGVALNIDYQQMAFKNWFTDPNNSANYMGADLSRAVGTLGYGVTVGAVYKVNDMISFGATYISEQNFGDMEYRLSAGDVAFPTGQGTAIVSGDGTYKMKMNFPQQIAIGLALKPMENLKITADYKWINFKKTHESIDLKGDYAVVSQTTGQMVGAASALPLAFGWDDVSVIAVGAELKATDGVTLRAGYNHGNSPIKEEDVFNNLVFPAIVEDHLGLGVDFKLAHGWGLGLSYVKAFKKEITGSGDLMGQTSGAKIALEETSFILAISYNYGAK from the coding sequence ATGAGGCAGTTCTTATCCGGGGCGATTGTTCTTTTGGCGGCCATTGCCTTTATGGCGCCGAAGGCCAACGCCACCAACGGCCATCAACTTATGGGCGTGGGCGCCTACGCAAACGCCATGGGCGGCGCGGTTACCGCGGCTCCATACGACACCACAACGGCGGTATCCAACCCGGCGGGCATGGTGTTGATCGACAAAAAGGCGGATTTTAACTTCGAGGGATTCATGCCCACCCGCACGGCGGATTTTAAAGGCGCCGGCGGACAGGACAACCAGGGCGGCTCGCCCCTGTATCTGGTTCCGGCTGCAGGCTGGGTTGGCCCGGTGAATGACACTGGCGACCTGGTTTTCGGCGGCGGCATGTTCCTGGTGTCCGGCATGGGCGTGGATTACGACACCATCAACTCCATACCTTTCAGCGCCGCCTATGGGGATTACACCCCCTGGAAAGCCAACCTTTACAGCCAATACCAGTTCTGGAAACTGGCCCCTACGCTGGCCAAAAAGGTGAACGACAACCTTTCGGTGGGCGTGGCGTTGAACATTGACTACCAGCAGATGGCTTTCAAGAACTGGTTCACCGACCCCAACAACTCCGCCAACTACATGGGGGCGGACCTTTCAAGGGCTGTGGGCACGTTGGGTTATGGCGTAACCGTCGGGGCCGTGTACAAGGTTAACGACATGATCTCCTTCGGCGCCACCTATATATCCGAACAGAACTTCGGTGATATGGAGTACCGCCTTTCCGCCGGCGACGTGGCCTTCCCCACCGGGCAGGGCACCGCCATCGTGAGCGGTGACGGGACGTACAAGATGAAGATGAACTTCCCGCAACAGATTGCCATTGGCCTGGCCTTAAAGCCCATGGAGAACCTGAAGATCACCGCGGATTACAAGTGGATCAACTTCAAGAAGACCCACGAGAGCATAGACCTTAAGGGCGACTACGCCGTGGTGAGCCAGACCACCGGGCAGATGGTGGGCGCCGCCAGCGCCCTGCCGCTGGCTTTCGGATGGGATGACGTTTCGGTGATAGCCGTTGGCGCCGAGCTTAAGGCTACAGACGGAGTCACCCTGCGCGCCGGTTACAACCACGGCAACTCCCCCATCAAGGAAGAGGACGTGTTCAACAACCTGGTATTCCCGGCCATCGTGGAAGACCATCTGGGGTTGGGCGTGGACTTCAAGCTGGCCCACGGCTGGGGCCTGGGGCTCTCCTACGTGAAGGCGTTCAAGAAGGAGATCACCGGCAGTGGGGACCTGATGGGGCAAACCTCCGGCGCGAAAATCGCCCTGGAAGAGACCAGCTTCATTTTGGCCATCAGCTACAACTACGGCGCGAAGTAA
- the ypdA gene encoding YpdA family putative bacillithiol disulfide reductase — protein MTHDYVIIGAGPAGLACAIEAEKLGRSCLVLDKGCLANTIYSLPADLIFFSTPDLLQIGELVFISQNFRPARAEVLKYYRAVADHYRLKVSAFEKVTAVVGENGGFTVETLRHNGERRAHKARNVVFATGYYDNPNMLHIHGEGFSAKVSHYYSEAHPYSGMDVAIIGGKNSAVEAALNLYRAGARVTIIHRGPSLSDSVKYWVRPDIEKRLEGGQIKAMFMSEVAEIHPAGIMVRNRSTGEVKGIPNDFVFALTGYHPDVTLLKSCGVEVDQYTLAPLHNPETLETNVPGIYVAGSIVAGLNNNKVFIENSREHGKLIIR, from the coding sequence ATGACCCACGACTACGTGATAATAGGCGCCGGGCCCGCCGGCCTGGCCTGCGCCATAGAGGCGGAAAAGCTTGGGCGCTCCTGCCTGGTATTGGATAAAGGTTGTCTTGCCAACACTATTTACAGCCTACCGGCCGACCTTATTTTTTTCTCCACCCCGGACCTTCTGCAAATTGGCGAACTTGTGTTTATAAGCCAGAATTTCCGGCCAGCCCGCGCCGAGGTCTTGAAATATTACCGCGCCGTGGCGGACCATTACCGGTTGAAGGTGAGCGCCTTCGAGAAGGTTACGGCGGTGGTGGGGGAGAACGGCGGCTTTACCGTTGAAACCCTGCGCCACAACGGCGAACGGAGGGCGCATAAGGCGCGTAACGTGGTTTTCGCCACCGGGTATTACGACAACCCCAACATGCTCCATATCCACGGCGAAGGTTTTTCGGCGAAAGTCTCCCATTATTACTCCGAGGCCCATCCTTACAGCGGCATGGACGTGGCCATAATAGGGGGCAAAAACTCCGCCGTGGAGGCGGCGCTAAACCTGTATAGGGCTGGCGCCAGGGTGACTATCATCCATCGGGGGCCGTCTCTTTCGGACAGCGTGAAATACTGGGTGCGGCCGGATATCGAAAAAAGGCTGGAGGGGGGCCAGATAAAGGCCATGTTCATGAGCGAGGTGGCGGAGATACATCCGGCGGGGATAATGGTGAGGAACCGCTCCACCGGCGAGGTTAAGGGTATCCCCAACGATTTCGTGTTCGCGCTTACCGGCTACCACCCCGACGTAACGTTATTAAAATCGTGCGGGGTGGAGGTTGACCAGTATACCCTGGCCCCCCTCCATAATCCGGAAACGCTGGAGACGAACGTGCCTGGAATTTATGTGGCCGGCTCCATCGTGGCCGGGCTGAACAACAATAAGGTGTTTATCGAGAACAGCCGGGAACACGGCAAACTCATAATCCGGTAA
- a CDS encoding NifU family protein, with the protein MLDKNSIESALNDIRPALLADGGNVEFIDVNDEGDVLVRLQGACAGCPSATMTLKMGIERAIREKVPGVRSVQAIM; encoded by the coding sequence ATGCTGGACAAAAATTCCATTGAATCTGCTTTGAACGACATCCGCCCGGCCCTGCTGGCCGACGGCGGCAACGTGGAATTCATAGACGTAAACGACGAAGGGGATGTGCTGGTGCGCCTTCAGGGGGCCTGCGCCGGATGCCCTTCGGCAACCATGACTTTGAAAATGGGCATTGAACGCGCCATACGGGAAAAAGTTCCGGGTGTCCGGAGCGTTCAGGCAATAATGTAA
- the mazG gene encoding nucleoside triphosphate pyrophosphohydrolase, with the protein MSVSFDKLCEIMARLRGEGGCPWDREQTHESLKPYMVEEAYEVIEAIDTGDREHLKEELGDLILQVVFHAQLAGERGEFNIDDVLEGISEKLIRRHPHVFGESLADTAEKVMTQWQEIKKAEKGRASIMDGAAPAGMPALMRAVKIQKKAAEAGFDWEDWRGAFEKIKEEAAELSAAIEEDVNEKVEMELGDLLFSMANVARHIGVDPEEALRKTILKFVIRFQDMETRLEQAGGELSETPMEALDKLWDEAKKRYV; encoded by the coding sequence ATGTCAGTATCTTTCGACAAGCTTTGCGAGATCATGGCCCGGTTGAGGGGCGAAGGGGGATGCCCATGGGACCGGGAACAGACCCATGAGTCGCTAAAACCGTACATGGTGGAGGAAGCCTACGAGGTTATCGAGGCCATAGATACCGGCGACCGGGAGCATTTGAAAGAGGAGCTGGGGGACCTGATCTTGCAGGTTGTGTTCCACGCCCAGTTAGCCGGGGAGCGGGGGGAGTTCAATATAGACGACGTGCTGGAGGGTATATCCGAAAAGCTCATCCGCCGCCATCCACACGTGTTCGGGGAGTCGTTGGCGGACACAGCCGAAAAGGTGATGACCCAATGGCAGGAGATAAAGAAGGCGGAGAAGGGGCGCGCCTCCATAATGGACGGCGCGGCCCCGGCGGGTATGCCCGCGCTTATGCGAGCGGTGAAGATCCAGAAGAAAGCCGCTGAGGCGGGGTTCGACTGGGAGGACTGGCGAGGCGCGTTCGAGAAGATAAAAGAAGAGGCCGCCGAGCTTTCCGCCGCCATCGAGGAGGATGTGAATGAAAAGGTGGAGATGGAGCTGGGCGACCTTCTGTTCTCCATGGCCAACGTGGCAAGGCATATCGGCGTTGACCCGGAGGAGGCTCTGCGCAAGACGATTTTGAAATTTGTCATCAGGTTTCAGGACATGGAGACCCGGCTGGAGCAGGCCGGGGGGGAACTTTCGGAAACTCCCATGGAGGCGCTGGACAAGCTGTGGGACGAGGCCAAGAAAAGGTATGTTTAA
- a CDS encoding Mrp/NBP35 family ATP-binding protein, with product MADKKQVLEALAKVPYPGFSKDIVSLGAVRDVDASPDSIVVSLKTISADDSVIDRLKEAVRAALADMAGRAEVFVLVGDEAAASKKQEAHTHGHGDSPFVRRKLPGVKNIVPVVSGKGGVGKSTVAVNLAYTLAQLGNKTGLLDLDLFGPSVHRMLNARASLEVSGNLIVPFERDGLKIISIGMALEDEEALIIRGPMVMKLVNQLLNQVNWGELDYLVVDMPPGTGDIPLSLVQQLDVTGAVVVTTPQDIALVDVRRAVSMFQQTQTSILGLVENMSHYVCEKCGDVAYIFGKEGGQNEAAKLGLPLLAQIPLVKSICEEADAGNPIFDRKKSPELAKVFEQLAGKVKSQIAVKEELTADQCGTFDYFSHTGGG from the coding sequence ATGGCTGATAAAAAACAGGTTCTGGAAGCTTTAGCGAAAGTTCCATACCCCGGGTTTTCCAAGGATATCGTATCCCTAGGCGCCGTGCGTGATGTGGATGCCTCGCCGGATTCCATAGTAGTCTCGCTGAAAACCATTTCCGCCGACGATAGCGTTATTGACCGGCTTAAAGAGGCCGTTCGGGCCGCCTTGGCGGACATGGCCGGAAGGGCGGAGGTTTTCGTGCTGGTGGGTGACGAAGCCGCCGCGAGCAAAAAACAGGAAGCCCACACCCATGGGCATGGAGACTCTCCTTTTGTCCGACGCAAACTGCCCGGCGTGAAAAACATAGTGCCCGTGGTCTCCGGTAAGGGTGGCGTGGGCAAATCCACCGTGGCGGTGAACCTTGCGTACACCCTGGCCCAGCTGGGGAACAAGACGGGCCTTTTGGATTTGGACCTGTTCGGCCCCTCGGTGCACAGGATGCTCAACGCCCGGGCAAGCCTGGAGGTGAGCGGCAACCTGATAGTGCCGTTCGAGAGGGACGGGCTGAAAATAATCTCCATAGGAATGGCGCTGGAGGATGAGGAGGCTTTAATCATCCGCGGCCCCATGGTTATGAAGCTTGTGAACCAGCTTTTAAACCAGGTGAACTGGGGCGAGCTGGATTACCTTGTGGTGGACATGCCCCCGGGCACGGGTGACATACCCCTTTCGCTGGTGCAACAGCTGGATGTTACCGGCGCCGTGGTGGTCACCACCCCGCAGGACATAGCCCTGGTGGATGTGCGCCGGGCGGTGTCCATGTTCCAGCAGACCCAGACCAGCATACTTGGGCTGGTGGAGAACATGAGCCACTACGTTTGCGAAAAATGCGGCGACGTGGCCTATATCTTCGGCAAGGAAGGGGGGCAGAACGAAGCCGCCAAACTGGGGCTTCCCCTGCTGGCGCAGATCCCGCTGGTCAAATCCATCTGCGAGGAGGCAGACGCGGGCAACCCCATATTCGACCGCAAGAAAAGCCCGGAACTGGCCAAGGTGTTCGAACAGCTGGCCGGCAAGGTGAAAAGCCAGATAGCGGTGAAAGAAGAGCTTACGGCCGACCAGTGCGGAACGTTTGATTACTTCTCCCACACCGGCGGCGGGTGA